Proteins from a genomic interval of Corythoichthys intestinalis isolate RoL2023-P3 chromosome 3, ASM3026506v1, whole genome shotgun sequence:
- the LOC130912829 gene encoding transcription factor BTF3-like, translating to MKESIMNQEKLAKLQAQVRIGGKGSARRKKKVVHRTATADDKKLQFSLKKLGVNNISGIEEVNMFTNQGTVIHFNNPKVQASLAANTFTITGHAENKQLTEMLPGILNQLGADSLTSLRRLAETLPKPMGESKAPMVAVEEEDDEVPDLVENFDEASKNEAN from the exons ATGAAGGAGTCCATTATGAACCAGGAGAAGCTCGCCAAACTGCAGGCGCAGGTCCGCATAGGTGGCAAG GGATCAGCACGCAGAAAGAAGAAGGTGGTACATCGAACAGCGACAGCAGATGACAAGAAGCTGCAATTCTCCCTCAAAAAGCTGGGTGTCAACAATATATCTGGCATAGAGGAG GTGAATATGTTCACAAACCAGGGCACAGTCATCCACTTCAACAACCCTAAAGTGCAGGCATCCTTGGCGGCCAATACCTTCACCATCACAGGTCATGCTGAGAACAAACAGCTCACGGAGATGCTCCCCGGAATCCTAAATCAGCTGGGAGCCGACAGTCTCACCAGCCTAAGGAGATTAGCGGAGACGCTGCCCAAGCCAA TGGGGGAGAGTAAAGCACCTATGGTCGCTGTCGAAGAGGAGGATGACGAAGTTCCTG atctTGTTGAGAACTtcgacgaggcttcaaagaacgAAGCGAACTAA
- the il12b2 gene encoding interleukin-12 subunit beta — MGANGLDTFPVRFVLATINEDISLPCGTTSKGDEVTWKFKDEEMKDLDKNNHNLLVDGVGDPSLGEYTCWRGGESASTHLLLIAEKKLDSFLSCRAKSYNCKFSCTWNNSNYHLVRLGLGPHCRKGNNSCNWFNGTVDKQDGSLHFELFHSLSPYAEESNMLELTAEATDGYYFSKSTMRFYLRDIIQPDSPQIIQWQELAHNLNVIVNPPRSWSKPHSFFTLEHEVQYQSIHDGKCESSNGTSPFQIPKAITKLRVRSRDLLVKSAWSQWSAWVNVITPVEDGKVKDCKS; from the exons ATGGGAGCAAATGGACTCGACACATTCCCAGTGAGAT TTGTACTGGCAACTATAAACGAAGACATCTCTTTACCGTGCGGCACAACATCCAAgggagatgaagtgacatggaaGTTCAAAGATGAGGAGATGAAAGATTTGGACAAGAATAATCACAACCTACTGGTGGATGGTGTAGGCGACCCCAGTCTGGGAGAGTACACTTGCTGGCGAGGGGGTGAAAGTGCGTCTACTCATCTCCTGCTGATAGCTGAAAAGAAACTCG ATTCTTTTCTCTCCTGTCGCGCAAAGTCCTATAACTGCAAATTTAGTTGCACATGGAACAATAGTAACTACCATCTTGTACGGCTTGGACTGGGCCCACATTG TCGCAAAGGAAACAACTCTTGCAACTGGTTCAATGGCACTGTTGACAAACAAGATGGGAGCCTCCACTTTGAGCTGTTCCACTCGCTCTCACCTTATGCAGAGGAGAGCAACATGCTGGAACTCACAGCCGAGGCCACCGATGGCTATTACTTCTCCAAGAGCACCATGAGATTTTATCTTCGAGATATCA TTCAACCAGACAGCCCACAGATCATCCAATGGCAAGAGCTGGCCCACAATCTAAATGTGATTGTCAATCCTCCACGCAGTTGGTCCAAACCTCACAGCTTCTTTACCCTAGAACATGAGGTTCAATATCAGAGCATACATGATGGCAAG TGTGAGAGCTCCAACGGTACCTCACCCTTCCAGATACCCAAGGCGATCACCAAACTGAGGGTTCGGTCCCGGGACCTGTTGGTGAAGTCGGCCTGGAGCCAGTGGAGTGCCTGGGTAAATGTAATAACACCG GTCGAAGACGGAAAAGTGAAAGATTGCAAATCTTAG
- the LOC130913100 gene encoding G-protein coupled receptor 183-like translates to MAGNFTNQQIKDIYSVAAYSDELCNVIDIEHPSLYAAFGTPCCKLMTLRFLTPDPHLNRNQPVVQHERNTAHSGRVRSRTAALPPCSLAGSRQTGVPAKMGGVNVLTFLFAQFDRYLAVCHPFFYNRYISRSLVIGVCAFCWIYTYSILTVQNMVPISKAAQINAFGVMTLQIIVLVKVLMTIKLYVIARNHLAREPPSAERDNKRESLRIIVFVVICFLALWCPSFVNIIVRQLTRTGIRFRNEATNLFAIMARLNALVTPALYIWGSPALRGAVWRVVWRRVCPRRRARVDLSSKE, encoded by the exons ATGGCAGGCAACTTTACCAATCAGCAAATCAAGGACATTTATTCAGTGGCAGCATACTCTGATGAGTTGTGCAACGTGATCGATATTGAACACCCATCCCTTTATGCAG CCTTCGGGACGCCATGTTGCAAGCTTATGACGTTACGCTTCCTCACCCCTGACCCACATTTGAATAGGAACCAGCCCGTAGTGCAGCACGAGAGAAACACAGCCCACAGTGGGAGGGTTCGGAGTCGAACAGCAGCCCTCCCTCCCTGCTCACTCGCTGGCAGCAGGCAAACAGGGGTACCTGCAAAGATGGGAG GTGTCAACGTGCTGACCTTCCTGTTCGCCCAGTTTGACCGTTACCTGGCTGTGTGTCACCCATTCTTCTACAACCGCTATATCAGCCGCTCGCTAGTGATCGGTGTGTGCGCCTTCTGCTGGATCTACACCTACTCCATCCTCACCGTGCAGAACATGGTGCCAATCTCCAAGGCGGCCCAGATCAACGCCTTCGGGGTCATGACCCTACAGATCATCGTGTTGGTAAAG GTTCTGATGACTATCAAGCTGTATGTGATTGCCCGGAACCATCTGGCCCGAGAGCCGCCCAGCGCTGAACGGGACAACAAGAGGGAGTCGCTTCGGATCATCGTCTTCGTGGTTATCTGCTTCCTGGCCCTGTGGTGCCCCTCGTTTGTCAACATCATCGTCAGGCAGCTCACCCGGACCGGGATCCGCTTCCGTAACGAGGCCACCAACCTGTTTGCCATCATGGCGCGCCTCAACGCCCTGGTTACGCCGGCTCTGTATATCTGGGGTAGTCCAGCTCTCAGAGGGGCCGTGTGGAGAGTCGTGTGGCGACGGGTGTGTCCCAGACGGAGGGCCAG AGTTGATTTATCTTCAAAGGAGTGA